One window from the genome of Dermacentor variabilis isolate Ectoservices unplaced genomic scaffold, ASM5094787v1 scaffold_13, whole genome shotgun sequence encodes:
- the LOC142566606 gene encoding uncharacterized protein LOC142566606 — MGQLASTCRSRYGWGARREERRLAQEASAGTEPPEPLASQGGGSISQAAGPSKSPSQEAQPAVDPTSHHDIEDFSTSASVMTQLSLVLMQPGAGPSKKPDETGQASPASDHETAVPDDAVQVRSLFCFGF, encoded by the coding sequence ATGGGTCAACTGGCTAGCACTTGCAGGTCTCGTTATGGATGGGGCGCGAGGCGTGAGGAGCGCCGACTGGCTCAGGAAGCCTCGGCGGGCACGGAGCCACCAGAGCCACTGGCTTCGCAAGGTGGTGGAAGCATCTCGCAAGCAGCTGGACCGAGTAAATCCCCTTCGCAAGAAGCACAGCCTGCCGTCGACCCCACCAGCCACCACGACATCGAAGACTTCTCCACATCGGCTAGCGTAATGACACAGCTGTCCCTGGTTCTCATGCAACCCGGCGCTGGCCCGAGCAAGAAGCCTGACGAGACCGGGCAGGCCTCGCCGGCGAGCGACCACGAGACGGCAGTGCCTGACGATGCCGTGCAGGTCCGCAGCTTGTTCTGCTTCGGCTTCTGA